The Tenacibaculum jejuense genome includes a window with the following:
- the alr gene encoding alanine racemase, with product MNNHVTVLEIDANAVLHNLSYFKQKLQPTTKILAVVKAFGYGSEAIEIAKIVKDHVDYFAVAYSQEGIALREAGIDTPILVLHPQIPNIEAIVKYRLEPNLYNFKIFEAFLNYANNVPLMNYPIHIKFNTGLNRLGFWHSDVPNIISTLKKSNNVIVQSIFSHLAASEDPNEQEFTINQINNFAYIVKQIYQHLGYEPMLHILNTSGVINYPKAQFDMVRIGIGLYGFGNDPKETANLKNTHSLKTIISQIHIVQPGETVGYNRAFVASRPTRSATIPVGHADGISRKLGNKDGFVIINNQPAPIIGNVCMDMLMVDVTTIDCKEGDEVIVFNHQQHIEYMAHKCETIPYEILTALSQRIKRFVKR from the coding sequence ATGAACAACCATGTTACCGTATTAGAAATTGATGCAAACGCTGTTTTGCATAACCTTAGTTATTTTAAACAAAAACTACAGCCTACTACTAAAATTTTAGCTGTTGTTAAAGCTTTTGGTTATGGAAGTGAAGCTATAGAAATAGCTAAAATTGTAAAAGATCATGTAGATTATTTTGCAGTTGCCTACAGCCAAGAAGGTATCGCTTTAAGAGAAGCAGGAATTGATACTCCAATTCTAGTACTTCATCCGCAAATACCAAATATTGAAGCTATTGTTAAATATCGATTAGAGCCAAATTTATATAATTTCAAAATTTTTGAAGCTTTTTTAAATTATGCTAACAATGTTCCTTTAATGAATTATCCAATTCATATCAAATTTAATACGGGTTTAAATAGATTAGGTTTTTGGCATTCTGATGTTCCTAACATTATTTCTACACTAAAGAAATCTAACAATGTTATTGTACAATCTATTTTCTCTCATTTAGCAGCTAGTGAAGATCCTAATGAGCAAGAATTCACAATTAATCAGATTAATAACTTCGCCTATATTGTAAAACAAATTTATCAACATTTAGGTTACGAACCTATGTTGCATATTTTGAACACATCAGGAGTTATTAATTATCCGAAAGCTCAATTCGATATGGTACGTATTGGAATTGGATTATACGGTTTTGGAAATGATCCTAAAGAAACAGCAAACCTAAAAAATACACATAGTTTAAAAACTATTATCTCTCAAATCCATATAGTTCAGCCAGGAGAAACAGTTGGATACAACAGAGCTTTTGTTGCTAGCAGACCAACTCGAAGTGCAACTATTCCTGTAGGACATGCTGACGGTATTTCTAGAAAACTAGGAAATAAAGATGGATTCGTAATTATTAATAATCAACCTGCTCCAATCATTGGAAATGTATGTATGGATATGCTTATGGTTGATGTTACAACCATAGACTGTAAAGAAGGTGATGAAGTAATTGTTTTTAATCATCAGCAACACATTGAATATATGGCTCATAAGTGTGAAACTATTCCTTATGAAATCTTAACAGCTCTTTCTCAGCGTA